A genome region from Vulpes lagopus strain Blue_001 chromosome 7, ASM1834538v1, whole genome shotgun sequence includes the following:
- the NISCH gene encoding nischarin isoform X1: MAATARSFGPEREAEPAKEARVVGSELVDTYTVYIIQVTDGSHEWTVKHRYSDFYDLHEKLVAERKIDKNLLPPKKIIGKNSRSLVEKREKDLEVYLQTLLATFPGVAPSVLAHFLHFHFYEINGITAALAEELFEKGELLLGAGEVFAIGPLQLYAVTEQLQQGKPTCASGDAKTDLGHILDFTCRLKYLKVSGTEGPFGTSNIQEQLLPFDLSIFKSLHQVEISHCGARHIRGLVASKPTLATMSVRFSATSMKEVLVPEASEFDEWEPEGTALEGPVTAVIPTWQALTTLDLSHNSISEIDESVKLIPKIEFLDLSHNGVLVVDNLQHLYNLVHLDLSYNKLSSLEGVHTKLGNIKTLNLAGNLLESLSGLHKLYSLVNLDLRNNRIEQMEEVRSIGSLPCLEHVALLNNPLSIIPDYRTKVLAQFGERASEVCLDSTATTEKELDTVEVLKAIQKAKEVKSKLNNPEKKISEDSRLSTAPCIRSSGSPPSVAPTSASLPQPILSNQGIMFVQEEALASSLSSTDSLTPEDRPIARGCSDSLESIPSGQAPSDDLRDMPGAVGGVSPEHAEPEVQVVPGSGQIIFLPFTCIGYTATNQDFIQRLSTLIRQAIERQLPAWIEAANQREEGQGEQGEDDDDDEEDAAENRYFEMGPPDVEEEEEGGRGEEEEEEEEEEEEEGEEERLALEWALGADEDFLLEHIRILKVLWCFLIHVQGSIRQFAACLVLTDFGIAVFEIPHQESRGSSQHILSSLRFVFCFPHGDLTEFGFLMPELCLVLKVRHSENTLFIIADAANLHEFHADLRSCFAPQHMAMLCSPVLYGSHTSLQEFLRQLLTFYKVAGGCQERSQGCFPVYLVYSDKRMVQTAAGDYSGNIEWASCTLCSAVRRSCCAPSEAVKSAAIPYWLLLTPQHLNVIKADFNPMPNRGTHNCRNRNSFKLSRVPLSTVLLDPTRSCTQPRGAFADGHVLELLVGYRFVTAIFVLPHEKFHFLRIYNQLRASLQDLKTVVIAKTPATGARSQSPLMEGQPPEDRASNDQHPQEVLIEAPAPMPAEAPATATAEAPAPAEAPAPAPVPAEAPAPVPVPAEAPALALASMEVPAPALEEAVGPAKASGPVEGLLPDLAPTMALASEETPADTSAPALAEPLVQAEAPAHYPSEHLIRSTSEENQIPSHLPACPSLRHIASLRGSTIIELFHSSIAEVENEELRHLMWSSVVFYQTPGLEVTACVLLSTKAVYFVLHDGLRRYFSEPLQDFWHQKNTDYNNSPFHISQCFVLKLSDLQAVNVGLFDQYFRLTGSSPVQVVTCLTRDSYLTHCFLQHLMAVLSSLERTPSPEPVDKDFYSEFGNKTTGKLENYELIHSSRVKFTYPSEEEIGDLTFTVAQKMADPEKAPSLSILLYVQAFQVGTPPPGRCRGMLRPKTLLLTSADIFLLDEDFVHYPLPDFAKEPPQRDRYRLDDGRRVRDLDRVLMGYQTYPQALTLVFDDVQGHDLMGSVTLDHFGEVPGSPARAGQGREVQWQVFIPSAESREKLISLLARQWEALCGRELPVELTG, from the exons GTTTACATCATCCAGGTCACCGATGGTAGCCATGAATGGACAGTTAAGCACCGCTACAGCGATTTCTATGATCTACACGAAAAG CTGGTTGCAGAAaggaaaattgataaaaatcTGCTTCCGCCTAAAAAGATAATTGGGAAAAACTCAAGAAGTTTGGtggaaaaaagggagaaggatCTGGAGGTCTACCTGCAGACACTCCTGGCCACCTTCCCTGGCGTGGCCCCCAGTGTGCTGGCCCACttcttgcattttcatttctac GAGATAAATGGAATCACTGCAGCACTGGCTGAGGAGCTCTTTGAAAAAG GAGAACTGCTCCTGGGGGCCGGCGAGGTCTTTGCCATCGGGCCCCTGCAGCTCTATGCGGTCACCGAGCAGCTGCAGCAGGGAAAGCCCACGTGTGCCAGTGGGGATGCCAAGACCGACCTCGGGCACATCCTGGACTTCACTTGTCGCCTTAAGTACCTTAAG GTTTCTGGCACAGAAGGACCTTTTGGGACCAGCAACATTCAAGAGCAACTCCTGCCTTTTGATCTGTCAATATTCAAGTCTCTTCATCAGGTGGAG ATTAGTCACTGTGGTGCTAGGCACATCCGGGGACTAGTTGCGTCAAAGCCCACCTTAGCCACAATGAGCGTCCGCTTCTCTGCCACTTCTATGAAG GAAGTCCTTGTTCCCGAAGCGTCAGAATTTGATGAGTGGGAGCCAGAAGGCACGGCCCTGGAAGGCCCTGTGACCGCCGTCATTCCCACATGGCAGGCACTGACCACCCTAGACCTGAGCCACAACAGCATCTCCGAGATCGACGAGTCTGTG AAACTGATTCCAAAGATTGAGTTCCTGGACCTGAGTCACAATGGAGTGCTGGTCGTGGACAATCTGCAG CACCTGTACAATCTCGTGCACCTGGACCTGTCCTACAACAAGCTCTCCTCCTTGGAAGGGGTGCACACCAAATTGGGAAATATTAAGACCCTGAACCTGGCAGGAAACCTGCTGGAGAGTCTGAGTGGCCTGCACAAGCTCTATTCCCTGGTCAACCTGGACCTCCGTAACAACAGGATCGAGCAG ATGGAGGAGGTCCGGAGCATCGGCAGCCTCCCGTGTCTGGAGCATGTGGCTCTGTTGAACAACCCCCTGAGCATCATTCCTGACTACCGCACCAAAGTGCTGGCTCAGTTCGGAGAGAGAGCCTCCGAG GTCTGTCTGGACAGCACAGCCACCACAGAGAAGGAGCTGGACACTGTGGAAGTACTCAAAGCAATTCAGAAAGCCAAGGAGGTCAAGTCAAAGCTGAACAACCCAGAGAAGAAG ATCAGTGAGGATTCCCGACTCTCAACGGCCCCCTGCATCCGATCCAGCGGCTCCCCTCCCAGCGTGgctcccacctctgcctccctgccccagcccatccTCTCCAACCAAG GTATCATGTTCGTTCAAGAGGAGGCCCTGGCCAGCAGCCTCTCCTCCACCGACAGTCTGACTCCCGAGGACCGGCCCATTGCCCGGGGATGTTCTGATTCTTTAGAGTCCATCCCTTCAGGACAG GCACCTTCTGATGATTTACGGGACATGCCAGGAGCTGTTGGTGGTGTGAG CCCAGAGCATGCAGAGCCGGAGGTCCAGGTGGTGCCCGGATCTGGCCAGATCATCTTCCTGCCCTTCACCTGTATTGGCTACACAGCCACCAACCAGGACTTCATCCAACGCCTGAGCACACTCATCCGGCAGGCCATTGAGCGGCAGCTGCCCGCCTGGATAGAGGCTGCCAACCAGCGGGAGGAGGGCCAGGGCGAGCAGGGCGaggatgacgatgatgatgaggaggatgCCGCTGAGAACCGCTACTTTGAAATGGGGCCCCCTGAtgtagaggaagaggaggagggtggccggggggaggaagaggaggaggaagaggaggaggaggaggaggaaggcgaGGAGGAGCGCCTGGCCTTGGAGTGGGCCCTGGGTGCAGATGAGGACTTCCTGCTGGAGCACATCCGCATCCTGAAGGTGCTCTGGTGCTTCCTGATCCATGTGCAGGGCAGCATCCGCCAGTTCGCCGCCTGCCTCGTGCTCACTGACTTTGGCATCGCTGTCTTCGAGATCCCGCACCAAGAATCACGGGGCAGCAGCCAGCACATCCTCTCGTCCCTACGCTTCGTCTTCTGCTTCCCCCACGGTGACCTCACCGAGTTCGGCTTCCTCATGCCGGAGCTGTGCCTGGTGCTGAAGGTGCGGCACAGCGAGAACACACTGTTCATCATCGCCGACGCCGCCAACCTGCATGAGTTCCATGCCGACCTGCGCTCGTGCTTTGCACCACAGCACATGGCCATGCTGTGCAGCCCCGTGCTCTACGGTAGCCACACCAGCCTACAGGAGTTCCTCCGCCAACTGCTCACCTTCTACAAGGTGGCGGGCGGCTGCCAGGAGCGCAGCCAGGGTTGCTTCCCCGTCTACCTGGTCTACAGCGACAAGCGCATGGTGCAGACTGCCGCCGGGGACTACTCGGGCAACATTGAGTGGGCCAGCTGCACACTCTGCTCGGCCGTGCGGCGCTCCTGCTGTGCGCCCTCTGAGGCCGTCAAGTCCGCCGCTATCCCCTACTGGCTGCTGCTCACACCCCAGCACCTCAATGTCATCAAGGCCGACTTCAATCCCATGCCCAACCGCGGCACCCACAACTGCCGCAACCGCAACAGCTTCAAGCTCAGCCGAGTGCCGCTGTCCACGGTGCTGCTGGACCCCACACGCAGCTGTACCCAGCCACGGGGCGCCTTCGCGGACGGCCACGTGCTGGAGCTGCTTGTGGGCTACCGCTTTGTCACTGCCATCTTTGTGCTGCCCCATGAGAAGTTCCACTTCCTGCGTATCTACAACCAGCTACGGGCCTCATTGCAGGACCTGAAGACTGTAGTCATTGCCAAGACCCCTGCGACTGGGGCCCGGTCCCAGAGCCCCCTCATGGAAGGCCAACCTCCCGAGGACAGGGCCAG CAATGACCAGCATCCTCAGGAGGTCCTAATAGAGGCTCCAGCTCCAATGCCAGCAGAGGctccagccacagccacagcagaggctccagccccagcagaagctccagctccagccccagtgCCAGCAGAGGCTCCAGCTCCAGTCCCAGTGCCAGCAGAAGCACCAGCCCTGGCTCTGGCCTCAATGGAGGTCCCAGCCCCGGCCCTGGAAGAGGCCGTGGGCCCAGCAAAGGCCTCAGGCCCAGTGGAGGGCCTGCTTCCAGATTTGGCCCCAACAATGGCCTTGGCCTCAGAGGAGACCCCAGCAGACACCTCAGCCCCAGCCCTAGCTGAGCCTCTGGTGCAAGCGGAGGCCCCTGCTCATTACCCAAGTGAGCACCTGATCCGCTCCACGTCGGAGGAGAATCAGATCCCCTcgcacctgcctgcctgcccatcACTCCGTCACATCGCCAGCCTACGGGGGAGCACCATCATCGAGCTCTTTCATAGCAGCATTGCCGAG GTTGAAAACGAGGAGCTGAGGCACCTCATGTGGTCCTCAGTGGTGTTCTATCAGACCCCGGGGCTGGAGGTGACCGCCTGCGTGCTGCTCTCGACCAAGGCTGTGTACTTCGTGCTGCATGATGGCCTCCGCCGCTACTTCTCAGAGCCGCTGCAGG ATTTCTGGCATCAGAAGAACACTGACTACAACAACAGTCCCTTCCACATCTCCCAGTGCTTTGTTTTAAAGCTCAGCGACTTGCAGGCTGTCAATGTTGGGCTTTTCGACCAGTATTTCCGGCTGACGG GCTCCTCCCCGGTGCAGGTGGTCACCTGCTTAACACGGGACAGCTACCTGACACACTGCTTCCTCCAGCACCTCATGGCTGTGCTCTCCTCACTAGAGCGCACACCCTCACCTGAGCCTGTCGACAAGGACTTCTACTCTGAGTTTGGGAACAAGACCACAG GGAAGCTGGAAAACTATGAGCTGATCCACTCGAGCCGCGTTAAGTTCACCTACCCCAGTGAGGAGGAGATCGGAGACCTGACATTCACTGTGGCCCAGAAGATGGCTGACCCAGAGAAGGCGCCGTCCCTCAGCATCCTGCTGTATGTGCAGGCCTTCCAGGTGGGCACCCCGCCCCCGGGGCGCTGCAGGGGCATGCTGCGCCCCAAGACACTCCTACTCACCAGTGCTGACATCTTCCTCCTGGATGAGGACTTTGTCCACTACCCGCTGCCCGACTTTGCCAAAGAGCCACCGCAGAGAGACCGGTACCGGCTGGACGATGGCCGCCGCGTCCGTGACCTGGACCGCGTGCTCATGGGCTACCAGACCTACCCACAGGCCCTTACCCTCGTCTTTGACGATGTGCAGGGCCATGACCTCATGGGCAGTGTCACCCTGGACCACTTTGGGGAGGTGCCAGGCAGCCCTGCCAGAGCCGGCCAGGGCCGTGAGGTCCAGTGGCAGGTGTTTATTCCCAGTGCCGAGAGCCGCGAGAAGCTCATCTCGCTGTTGGCTCGCCAGTGGGAGGCCCTGTGCGGCCGCGAGCTGCCTGTTGAGCTCACCGGCTAG
- the NISCH gene encoding nischarin isoform X2, with amino-acid sequence MAATARSFGPEREAEPAKEARVVGSELVDTYTVYIIQVTDGSHEWTVKHRYSDFYDLHEKLVAERKIDKNLLPPKKIIGKNSRSLVEKREKDLEVYLQTLLATFPGVAPSVLAHFLHFHFYEINGITAALAEELFEKGELLLGAGEVFAIGPLQLYAVTEQLQQGKPTCASGDAKTDLGHILDFTCRLKYLKVSGTEGPFGTSNIQEQLLPFDLSIFKSLHQVEISHCGARHIRGLVASKPTLATMSVRFSATSMKEVLVPEASEFDEWEPEGTALEGPVTAVIPTWQALTTLDLSHNSISEIDESVKLIPKIEFLDLSHNGVLVVDNLQHLYNLVHLDLSYNKLSSLEGVHTKLGNIKTLNLAGNLLESLSGLHKLYSLVNLDLRNNRIEQMEEVRSIGSLPCLEHVALLNNPLSIIPDYRTKVLAQFGERASEVCLDSTATTEKELDTVEVLKAIQKAKEVKSKLNNPEKKISEDSRLSTAPCIRSSGSPPSVAPTSASLPQPILSNQGILGDE; translated from the exons GTTTACATCATCCAGGTCACCGATGGTAGCCATGAATGGACAGTTAAGCACCGCTACAGCGATTTCTATGATCTACACGAAAAG CTGGTTGCAGAAaggaaaattgataaaaatcTGCTTCCGCCTAAAAAGATAATTGGGAAAAACTCAAGAAGTTTGGtggaaaaaagggagaaggatCTGGAGGTCTACCTGCAGACACTCCTGGCCACCTTCCCTGGCGTGGCCCCCAGTGTGCTGGCCCACttcttgcattttcatttctac GAGATAAATGGAATCACTGCAGCACTGGCTGAGGAGCTCTTTGAAAAAG GAGAACTGCTCCTGGGGGCCGGCGAGGTCTTTGCCATCGGGCCCCTGCAGCTCTATGCGGTCACCGAGCAGCTGCAGCAGGGAAAGCCCACGTGTGCCAGTGGGGATGCCAAGACCGACCTCGGGCACATCCTGGACTTCACTTGTCGCCTTAAGTACCTTAAG GTTTCTGGCACAGAAGGACCTTTTGGGACCAGCAACATTCAAGAGCAACTCCTGCCTTTTGATCTGTCAATATTCAAGTCTCTTCATCAGGTGGAG ATTAGTCACTGTGGTGCTAGGCACATCCGGGGACTAGTTGCGTCAAAGCCCACCTTAGCCACAATGAGCGTCCGCTTCTCTGCCACTTCTATGAAG GAAGTCCTTGTTCCCGAAGCGTCAGAATTTGATGAGTGGGAGCCAGAAGGCACGGCCCTGGAAGGCCCTGTGACCGCCGTCATTCCCACATGGCAGGCACTGACCACCCTAGACCTGAGCCACAACAGCATCTCCGAGATCGACGAGTCTGTG AAACTGATTCCAAAGATTGAGTTCCTGGACCTGAGTCACAATGGAGTGCTGGTCGTGGACAATCTGCAG CACCTGTACAATCTCGTGCACCTGGACCTGTCCTACAACAAGCTCTCCTCCTTGGAAGGGGTGCACACCAAATTGGGAAATATTAAGACCCTGAACCTGGCAGGAAACCTGCTGGAGAGTCTGAGTGGCCTGCACAAGCTCTATTCCCTGGTCAACCTGGACCTCCGTAACAACAGGATCGAGCAG ATGGAGGAGGTCCGGAGCATCGGCAGCCTCCCGTGTCTGGAGCATGTGGCTCTGTTGAACAACCCCCTGAGCATCATTCCTGACTACCGCACCAAAGTGCTGGCTCAGTTCGGAGAGAGAGCCTCCGAG GTCTGTCTGGACAGCACAGCCACCACAGAGAAGGAGCTGGACACTGTGGAAGTACTCAAAGCAATTCAGAAAGCCAAGGAGGTCAAGTCAAAGCTGAACAACCCAGAGAAGAAG ATCAGTGAGGATTCCCGACTCTCAACGGCCCCCTGCATCCGATCCAGCGGCTCCCCTCCCAGCGTGgctcccacctctgcctccctgccccagcccatccTCTCCAACCAAG GCATCCTCGGAGATGAGTGA